A genomic segment from Nematostella vectensis chromosome 6, jaNemVect1.1, whole genome shotgun sequence encodes:
- the LOC5503582 gene encoding nucleolysin TIAR — MDHEYFPEEENRSLYVGNLDPKCTQELICSIFNKIAKVVRCKMINSPTDKGPYCFVEFETHADAQEAKFRMDQRTVMDKKLKVNWATNHPGMKRGDTNNHFHIFVGDLAENVDNALLRKTFEPFGEISEVRVVKDPAKNKSKGFGFVSFVRREDAAKAIAEMDSVTIGGKQVKTNWAARKNNPTQTKPLVWDDVFHQSSQLNTTVYVGNLPPDVKDYELQQMFSQYGSILETKVFADKGYAFIKFSNHNEATHAIIGTHNQVKMGDINNPYLLRCSWGKETPEMLNFQQAAWQQQQYYSPYVGAYYPQTAAQQPTQQQQQPSYIQYHPQYSMYYQQPAAYAAGAQPLYAVQNYSAATASQMSTSSTTGAAGVQQTPPQVTQQVMGIPAAGGMIATPQGAGYAMQPAAGYPAQ; from the exons atggatCACGAG TACTTTCCAGAGGAAGAAAATCGAAGTTT GTACGTCGGGAATCTTGATCCCAAATGTACACAGGAATTAATATGTTCCATATTTAACAAAATAGCCAAAGTCGTCCGCTGCAAGATGATAAATTCG CCAACAGACAAAGGGCCATACTGTTTTGTTGAGTTCGAGACACATGCAGATGCCCAGGAAGCCAAGTTTCGAATGGACCAAAGAACAGTGATGGACAAG AAATTGAAAGTAAACTGGGCTACCAATCATCCAGGCATGAAGCGGGGAGACACTAATA ATCATTTTCATATATTTGTGGGAGATTTAGCAGAGAATGTTGACAATGCATTACTTAGAAAGACATTCGAACCCTTTGGCGAAATATC GGAAGTGCGGGTTGTCAAGGACCCTGCTAAAAACAAGTCTAAAGGGTTTGGATTTGTATCATTCGTAAGGAGAGAA GATGCTGCTAAGGCGATAGCGGAAATGGATT CTGTAACAATTGGTGGAAAGCAAGTAAAAACAAATTGGGCTGCTAGAAAAAATAATCCAACTCAAA CAAAGCCTCTAGTCTGGGATGATGTGTTTCATCAGTCCTCACAACTAAATACTACAGTTTATGTTGGTAATTTACCACCTGATGTCAAAG ATTATGAGCTTCAACAGATGTTTTCTCAGTATGGATCTATACTTGAGACAAAGGTTTTTGCAGATAAAGGTTATGCATTTATAAA GTTTAGTAATCACAATGAGGCAACACACGCAATAATAGGGACACATAATCAAGTCAAGATGGGTGATATAAATAACCCTTACCTTCTACGG TGCTCGTGGGGAAAAGAGACGCCAGAGATGCTTAACTTCCAGCAGGCGGCATGGCAACAACAGCAATACTACTCTCCATACGTTGGCGCCTACTACCCACAAACCGCCGCCCAGCAACCAacacaacagcagcagcagccaTCGTATATCCAGTACCACCCCCAATACAGCATGTACTACCAGCAACCTGCCGCGTATGCCGCTGG GGCGCAACCTCTATACGCTGTGCAAAATTATTCAG CTGCCACCGCTTCGCAGATGAGCACATCCAGCACTACAGGTGCGGCAGGAGTCCAACAGACCCCGCCTCAAGTCACCCAACAGGTTATGGGTATCCCTGCCGCTGGCGGGATGATCGCCACACCCCAAGGTGCAGGCTACGCCATGCAGCCGGCTGCTGGCTACCCCGCCCAGTAA